A single Gammaproteobacteria bacterium DNA region contains:
- the rpsL gene encoding 30S ribosomal protein S12 — translation MPTINQLVRKGRRSVRKKNKSPALQKNPQKRGVCTRVYTTTPKKPNSALRKVARVRLTNGYEVTSYIGGEGHNLQEHSIVLIRGGRVRDLPGVRYHVVRGTLDTSGVGDRRRGRSKYGTKEPR, via the coding sequence ATGCCGACCATCAACCAGCTCGTGCGCAAGGGTCGCCGGTCCGTTCGGAAGAAGAACAAATCGCCGGCCCTCCAGAAGAACCCTCAGAAACGGGGCGTTTGCACCCGTGTGTACACCACGACCCCCAAGAAGCCCAACTCGGCGCTGCGCAAGGTCGCGCGCGTCAGGCTGACCAACGGGTACGAGGTGACTTCGTACATCGGTGGCGAAGGACACAACCTCCAGGAGCACTCCATCGTGCTCATTCGGGGAGGCCGGGTGAGGGACCTGCCCGGAGTGCGCTACCACGTCGTGCGCGGCACGCTGGACACTTCGGGAGTGGGCGACCGCCGCCGGGGCCGGTCGAAGTACGGAACCAAGGAACCCAGGTAG
- the rpsG gene encoding 30S ribosomal protein S7 has product MSRRTRAEKREIAGDPRYESVVAQKFINGLMLDGKKSTAESIFYDALTVVEERSGQPGLGVFNQALNNAKPAVEVKSRRVGGATYQVPIEVRPERRQALAIKWMIDFSRKRGERSMAGRLAADILAASRNEGSTIKKKEDTHRMAEANKAFAHYRW; this is encoded by the coding sequence ATGAGCCGCCGCACGCGCGCCGAAAAGAGGGAGATCGCGGGGGATCCGCGCTACGAGTCGGTTGTGGCCCAGAAGTTCATCAACGGCTTGATGCTGGACGGCAAGAAGTCCACCGCGGAGAGCATTTTCTACGACGCCCTCACGGTAGTCGAGGAGCGTTCGGGACAACCCGGCCTGGGAGTGTTCAACCAGGCCCTGAACAACGCCAAGCCTGCCGTCGAGGTGAAGAGCAGGCGGGTCGGAGGCGCCACATACCAGGTGCCGATCGAAGTCCGCCCCGAGCGACGCCAGGCGCTGGCCATAAAGTGGATGATCGACTTTTCCCGCAAGCGGGGAGAGCGGTCGATGGCGGGTCGTCTCGCGGCCGATATTCTGGCCGCGAGCCGAAACGAGGGAAGCACGATAAAGAAGAAGGAAGACACGCACCGGATGGCAGAAGCCAACAAGGCGTTCGCCCACTATCGCTGGTAG